The Meles meles chromosome 6, mMelMel3.1 paternal haplotype, whole genome shotgun sequence genome has a window encoding:
- the ARF6 gene encoding ADP-ribosylation factor 6: MGKVLSKIFGNKEMRILMLGLDAAGKTTILYKLKLGQSVTTIPTVGFNVETVTYKNVKFNVWDVGGQDKIRPLWRHYYTGTQGLIFVVDCADRDRIDEARQELHRIINDREMRDAIILIFANKQDLPDAMKPHEIQEKLGLTRIRDRNWYVQPSCATSGDGLYEGLTWLTSNYKS, from the coding sequence ATGGGGAAGGTGCTATCCAAGATCTTCGGGAACAAGGAAATGCGGATCCTCATGTTGGGCCTGGACGCGGCCGGCAAGACAACAATCCTGTACAAGTTGAAGCTGGGCCAGTCGGTGACCACCATTCCCACAGTGGGTTTCAACGTGGAGACGGTGACTTACAAAAACGTCAAGTTCAACGTGTGGGATGTGGGCGGCCAGGACAAGATCCGGCCGCTCTGGCGGCATTACTACACCGGGACCCAGGGTCTGATCTTCGTAGTGGACTGCGCCGACCGCGACCGCATCGACGAGGCCCGCCAGGAGCTGCACCGCATTATCAATGACCGGGAGATGAGGGACGCCATAATCCTCATCTTCGCCAACAAACAGGACCTGCCTGATGCCATGAAACCCCACGAGATCCAGGAGAAACTGGGCCTGACCCGGATTCGGGACAGGAACTGGTATGTGCAGCCCTCCTGTGCCACCTCAGGGGATGGACTCTATGAGGGGCTCACATGGTTAACCTCTAACTACAAATCCTAA